One region of Gigantopelta aegis isolate Gae_Host chromosome 7, Gae_host_genome, whole genome shotgun sequence genomic DNA includes:
- the LOC121377657 gene encoding probable E3 ubiquitin-protein ligase DTX3 yields MEKDSPSNTSSLREPMHEMDTNGPGSDGRSTHVLPPESPPISSFDIIDDICVICIDIVSEPKILDKCGHVFCCGCIDKCFQVFKPVCPICNTIYGVIIGNQPPGSMTVKHEPYSLPGHSDCGTIKIMYHFNSGVQGPENPNPGSRYHGTTRTAYLPDSPEGNKVLCLLQIAFERRVTFTIGISLTTGQEDVITWNDIHHKTRCDGNAKGFGYPDPTYLSRIVEELKCKGITEADL; encoded by the exons ATGGAAAAGGACTCGCCTAGTAACACAAGCAGTTTAAGAGAACCAATGCACGAAATGGACACAAATGGACCTGGCAGTGACGGCCGATCAACCCACGTGCTTCCACCAGAATCACCTCCTATTAGCAGTTTTGATATCATAGACGACATTTGTGTGATCTGCATAGACATCGTCAGTGAACCCAAAATACTTGACAAATGTGGACACGTGTTTTGTTGTGGTTGCATTGACAAGTGTTTCCAAGTCTTCAAGCCGGTCTGTCCCATCTGCAACACCATATATGGAGTGATTATTGGCAATCAACCACCAGGTAGCATGACGGTCAAACATGAACCATATAGTCTGCCTGGACATTCGGATTGTGGaactataaaaataatgtatcacTTTAACAGTGGAGTTCAAGGT CCTGAAAATCCGAATCCAGGCAGCCGGTATCATGGAACCACGCGTACAGCTTATCTTCCAGACTCGCCCGAAGGAAACAAAGTCCTCTGTCTGCTGCAGATAGCGTTCGAACGTAGAGTGACCTTTACGATCGGCATATCATTAACAACCGGACAAGAAGACGTCATAACGTGGAACGACATTCATCACAAAACTCGTTGCGATGGTAACGCAAAGGG ATTCGGATATCCTGATCCAACTTACTTGTCCCGCATCGTTGAAGAGTTGAAATGTAAAGGAATTACAGAAGCCGATTTGTGA